The window GTTCCTGCGGCGTCAGCCGACCAGCGGCAGGCCGCCGGGCAGGCCCCCGGGCAGTCCGCCCGGCAGGCCGCCGGAGGCCGGCAGCGAGGACACCGGCAGCTCCTGGGCCGCGGGCAGCCCGCCGAGCAGGCCCTGCGCGGTACCGGCCACCTCGGAGGCGGGAGCCGGCAGGCTCTTGGTGGCGCCGCCGGCGGTGTCCACGGCGTCCGTGGCCACGGCCGTGGCGTCCGTGGCCGTGGCAGCGTCGGGGGCGGTGAGCTGGCCCAGCTGCGGCACGGACTCCAGACCGGCGGCACTGGCCGCGCCGGCCGCACCGACCACGGGAGCGGCCCCGGCTGCGATCAGCAGCGCGGCACGGGCGATCCGGCGGGTCAGGGGGAGAGACATGTTGCTCC is drawn from Streptomyces sp. NBC_01232 and contains these coding sequences:
- a CDS encoding ATP-binding protein; this encodes MSLPLTRRIARAALLIAAGAAPVVGAAGAASAAGLESVPQLGQLTAPDAATATDATAVATDAVDTAGGATKSLPAPASEVAGTAQGLLGGLPAAQELPVSSLPASGGLPGGLPGGLPGGLPLVG